Below is a window of Myxococcales bacterium DNA.
TGGGCCATACCTTGGGAGCCTGCGGAGCCCTGGAGGCGTGGCTCAGCATCGAGATGATGCGCGAGGGCTGGTTCTCTGAAAATTTGAATCTCGACAATATAGACCCGAACTGCGGCGAACTCGATTACATCAAAGATTGCCCGCGCGAGATCGACACCCAATATGTGATGAGCAACAACTTTGCTTTCGGTGGCGTCAACACCTCGCTCATCTTCAAACGTTGAACATTTTTTTGATTCTCGTAAACCGAAGCAATATGATGATCGAGCCCCGGAAGACCGTACCGAGTAAAACATCTAAACTGGAGATTTAGATGCGCGGGATCCATCTGGATATTACAGGTCTTGCCCGATTGGCTGTCCTGATTTTCGTATGTCTCTCGAGTACCGCATTCGCCGAAAATCGGAACCACATCGGCGCGGGGGGCG
It encodes the following:
- a CDS encoding beta-ketoacyl-ACP synthase (FabB; beta-ketoacyl-ACP synthase I, KASI; catalyzes a condensation reaction in fatty acid biosynthesis: addition of an acyl acceptor of two carbons from malonyl-ACP; required for the elongation of short-chain unsaturated acyl-ACP), which gives rise to GHTLGACGALEAWLSIEMMREGWFSENLNLDNIDPNCGELDYIKDCPREIDTQYVMSNNFAFGGVNTSLIFKR